A single window of Rubripirellula lacrimiformis DNA harbors:
- a CDS encoding site-specific integrase encodes MRVLHYAAATEKAYVRWVKRFSGFIGSLELEQFGDRDIGAFLTHLAVEGNVSASTQTQAQSGLLFFYQCVLGKQLGFLNAVRAKRSESIPVWFSRSEIEQLLVHFVGVHRLMFLLIYGAQPATQLRHSLG; translated from the coding sequence ATGCGAGTGCTGCACTACGCGGCAGCGACGGAGAAAGCGTACGTGCGTTGGGTAAAACGCTTCTCGGGTTTCATCGGCTCCCTTGAGCTGGAGCAATTCGGGGATCGAGACATCGGTGCCTTCCTGACCCATTTGGCGGTGGAGGGTAACGTGTCGGCGAGCACTCAAACCCAAGCCCAGTCGGGCCTGCTGTTTTTCTATCAATGCGTGCTCGGAAAGCAGCTTGGATTTCTCAATGCCGTCCGCGCTAAAAGAAGTGAGTCGATCCCGGTTTGGTTCAGCCGATCGGAGATCGAACAGTTGTTGGTTCATTTCGTCGGGGTACACCGGCTGATGTTCTTGCTGATCTACGGCGCACAGCCTGCGACACAGCTTCGCCACTCACTTGGTTGA
- a CDS encoding site-specific integrase, producing MVESGTDITTVQKLMGHKDNRSTCAEGGLRLLG from the coding sequence TTGGTTGAATCGGGGACGGATATCACGACGGTTCAAAAACTGATGGGGCACAAAGACAACCGGTCAACATGCGCTGAGGGCGGACTTCGTCTACTTGGGTGA
- a CDS encoding flagellar basal body P-ring protein FlgI, producing the protein MPKHCNISRFLLTMLTLVAIGSSGCSLWRGESDEDDNSALKELMKAPAPPDLVREAAISHGLHAIKIDGVGAVNSLAGTGGPADPSLYRDQLLEDMKRREISDPNHFLESNDTALVRVQASIPPGARRGDPLDIRVLAPPESRATNLAGGWLLDTRLRQQIAVQKQLMQSSVRQSEVLAIGTGPVLTRGAYTPTEDSNVQVEGSVISGGRVQTSRQLALILRPKFRHVAMSSAISSAVNRRFFFFDGTTRRGIATPREDDLIEIEVHPRYRDSIGRMMEVVRAIGIEPESSATQKRLTNLAARLANPATAADAAIQLEAMGDSAVPTLLDGLNTQNPELKFYAAEALAYLDRTESLDPLEASARDVAAFRAPALLAMQGLKQQLAIDSLQRLMNEQSLETRYGAFCSIRRRSDGKRVLDGQALRSFWMYQIPSDASPAVVVSLRESPEIVLFGDLSPVSISRFLRGPGGILVRADDESPQKLRVSRFQVGKEDQLAVVDATVSSLITGIAAVGGGYGDTIEILRVAKEKGYMLDQLAIDPLPKSLRTYYRDEHSHISDEDSDDEESSEDSEDDVITDAA; encoded by the coding sequence ATGCCGAAGCACTGCAATATTTCGCGATTCTTGTTGACGATGCTGACGTTGGTCGCAATCGGTTCATCGGGTTGCTCGCTATGGCGTGGCGAATCTGATGAAGACGACAATTCGGCGCTGAAGGAGCTGATGAAGGCTCCCGCGCCGCCCGACCTGGTTCGCGAGGCGGCGATCTCGCATGGCCTGCACGCGATCAAGATCGATGGAGTCGGTGCGGTCAATTCGCTGGCTGGAACCGGCGGCCCCGCTGACCCGTCGCTGTACCGCGACCAATTGCTGGAGGACATGAAGCGCCGCGAAATCAGCGACCCCAACCATTTCCTAGAATCCAACGACACGGCGCTGGTTCGCGTGCAAGCGTCGATTCCCCCAGGTGCTCGCCGCGGCGACCCGCTGGATATCCGCGTGCTCGCGCCGCCCGAAAGTCGTGCGACGAACTTGGCCGGTGGATGGCTGCTGGACACACGTCTGCGGCAACAAATTGCGGTTCAAAAACAGCTGATGCAAAGCTCGGTCCGCCAAAGTGAAGTATTGGCGATCGGAACCGGGCCCGTGTTGACGCGAGGCGCCTACACGCCCACCGAAGATTCCAACGTACAGGTCGAAGGCAGTGTGATTTCGGGCGGACGCGTTCAAACCAGTCGGCAACTGGCGTTGATTTTGCGACCCAAGTTCCGACACGTCGCGATGTCCAGTGCGATTTCAAGCGCCGTCAACCGCCGCTTCTTCTTCTTTGACGGAACCACTCGTCGAGGCATCGCAACGCCCCGCGAAGACGACTTGATCGAAATCGAAGTCCACCCGCGATACCGCGACAGCATCGGACGCATGATGGAAGTGGTTCGCGCCATCGGAATCGAACCGGAATCCTCTGCAACTCAAAAACGGTTGACCAACCTAGCTGCTCGGTTGGCGAATCCTGCCACCGCCGCCGACGCCGCGATTCAGTTGGAAGCCATGGGTGACAGCGCAGTCCCCACCTTGCTAGATGGACTCAATACACAGAATCCCGAATTGAAATTTTACGCTGCCGAAGCTTTGGCGTACTTGGATCGAACCGAATCGCTCGATCCCCTGGAAGCCTCGGCTCGCGACGTCGCGGCCTTTCGCGCCCCCGCTCTGCTGGCCATGCAAGGCCTGAAGCAACAACTGGCGATCGATTCGCTGCAGCGTTTGATGAACGAGCAGAGTTTGGAAACCCGCTACGGTGCATTCTGTTCGATCCGACGGCGATCCGACGGAAAACGCGTCCTGGACGGGCAAGCCCTCCGTTCATTTTGGATGTATCAAATCCCATCGGATGCATCGCCGGCGGTCGTCGTTTCGCTGCGAGAGTCTCCCGAAATCGTCCTGTTCGGCGACCTATCGCCTGTCAGTATTTCACGATTCCTAAGAGGGCCCGGCGGGATCCTGGTCCGCGCCGATGACGAATCGCCCCAGAAGCTTCGCGTCAGCCGTTTCCAAGTCGGAAAAGAAGATCAATTGGCCGTGGTCGATGCCACCGTATCGTCGCTGATCACCGGCATCGCTGCCGTCGGTGGCGGGTACGGCGACACAATCGAGATCCTGCGAGTCGCCAAAGAGAAGGGCTACATGTTGGACCAACTCGCCATCGATCCGTTGCCCAAGAGCCTGCGAACCTACTATCGCGATGAGCATAGCCACATCAGCGATGAAGATTCGGATGACGAAGAATCGTCCGAAGATAGCGAAGACGACGTCATCACCGACGCCGCCTAA
- a CDS encoding Dabb family protein produces the protein MKRLYRNLLCLSATLMAASMVGGADAEADDHAAKSGKVLRHAVFFAFKDSSSAEDVQGVVDAFEALPSKIDSIQGFQWGTDNSPEGLADGFTHAFVLSFADEAGRAKYLPHPEHAAFGGVLRPHMKEVFVVDYWGDDSKDDLEKQLKHAVFFKFKDDAAAQDIQTVEEAFAALPAKIDSIKAFEWGVNNSPEKHDDGFTHCFMVTFDSEAGREKYLPHADHLAFVEVLKPVLDKVRVIDFWAK, from the coding sequence ATGAAACGCCTGTATCGTAACCTGCTGTGTTTGTCCGCCACGTTGATGGCCGCTTCGATGGTCGGCGGTGCCGACGCAGAGGCCGATGACCACGCAGCCAAATCAGGCAAGGTGCTTCGTCACGCCGTGTTCTTTGCGTTCAAGGATTCGTCCTCGGCCGAAGACGTCCAAGGCGTGGTCGATGCGTTCGAGGCGCTGCCGTCGAAGATCGATTCGATCCAAGGTTTTCAGTGGGGCACCGATAATAGTCCTGAAGGTCTCGCCGACGGTTTTACCCATGCCTTTGTGCTGTCGTTCGCTGACGAAGCCGGCCGGGCCAAGTACCTGCCACATCCCGAACACGCCGCGTTCGGTGGCGTGCTGCGTCCCCACATGAAAGAAGTGTTTGTGGTGGACTATTGGGGCGACGATTCCAAAGACGACTTGGAAAAGCAACTCAAGCACGCGGTGTTCTTTAAGTTCAAAGATGACGCTGCGGCCCAGGATATCCAAACGGTCGAAGAAGCGTTCGCGGCATTGCCAGCGAAGATCGATTCGATCAAAGCCTTTGAATGGGGCGTCAACAACAGCCCCGAAAAGCACGACGATGGGTTCACCCACTGTTTCATGGTCACCTTCGATTCGGAAGCTGGCCGCGAAAAGTATCTGCCGCACGCCGACCATCTGGCCTTTGTCGAAGTGCTAAAGCCCGTGCTCGACAAAGTCCGTGTGATCGACTTCTGGGCAAAGTAG
- the glgX gene encoding glycogen debranching protein GlgX: MNLSQTLPGKTYPLGATITPVGVNFSVHSKSCSSMELLLFDDVSDAKPQRVIRLDPKLHNTFHYWHVEVVGLDAGQIYAFRADGPNLPQHGLRFDGEKILLDPYGRAVAVPEAFDRNAGACPGDNTPYAMKSVVADLSTYDWEGDLPLYRPFNKTIIYEMHVGGFTKHASSGVAEDRRGTYLGLIEKIPYLKSLGVTAVELLPIFQFDPQEAPPGLSNYWGYNPVSFFAPHLGYGVGGWKASPLGVLDEFRDMVKALHRAGIEVLLDVVYNHTAEGDATGPTFCFKGLENPAYYILESNPSAPADRSLYANFSGCGNTLNGNHAIVRRMILSSLRYWVEEMHVDGFRFDLASVLSRDINGHPQADPPILWDIETDPVLSGTKLIAEAWDAAGLYQVGNFFGDHWKEWNGHFRDDVRSFVKGDDRQAETFTKRFLASPDIYGHRNREPEQSINFVTSHDGFTMNDLVTYSHKYNDANNEGNRDGHNENLSWNCGVEGPTDSAEIERLRIKQIKNMFSINLLAFGVPMLLMGDEVRRTQLGNNNAYCQDNEINWFDWTLLDKNDELLRFVKRLIDYRKRLPERNAPDATLNEVIAHSRVRWHGVQLDRPDWGPSSHSVAFTIESKLKWYHLIFNSYWEPNDFEIPSVPQDFQPWQRIIDTDLPSPQDIGDGVSLESADRYPVAARSTVVLTSAKTPPA, translated from the coding sequence ATGAATTTGTCTCAAACCCTTCCCGGAAAGACCTATCCCCTGGGCGCCACCATCACGCCGGTGGGTGTCAATTTCAGTGTTCATTCCAAGAGCTGTTCTTCGATGGAACTGCTGTTGTTTGACGACGTATCGGACGCGAAGCCACAGCGAGTGATTCGCTTGGACCCGAAGCTGCACAATACGTTTCACTATTGGCACGTCGAAGTCGTTGGGCTTGATGCCGGCCAGATTTATGCCTTTCGCGCCGACGGGCCCAACCTGCCCCAACACGGACTGCGTTTCGACGGCGAAAAAATCTTGTTGGATCCGTACGGCCGCGCCGTCGCGGTTCCCGAAGCTTTCGATCGCAACGCCGGCGCATGCCCCGGTGATAACACGCCGTATGCGATGAAGAGTGTTGTCGCCGATTTATCGACCTATGACTGGGAAGGCGACCTGCCGCTGTACCGGCCATTCAACAAGACGATCATCTACGAGATGCACGTTGGCGGATTCACCAAGCACGCATCGAGTGGCGTGGCCGAGGATCGCCGCGGAACCTATCTGGGGCTGATCGAAAAAATCCCCTACTTGAAATCGCTGGGCGTCACGGCGGTCGAACTGCTGCCGATCTTCCAGTTCGATCCCCAGGAAGCTCCACCCGGACTGAGCAATTACTGGGGCTACAACCCCGTGTCGTTTTTCGCGCCGCACCTTGGGTACGGTGTCGGCGGTTGGAAGGCATCCCCGCTAGGCGTGCTGGACGAATTCCGCGACATGGTCAAAGCCCTGCACCGGGCCGGCATCGAAGTCCTGCTGGACGTCGTCTACAACCACACCGCCGAAGGCGATGCAACCGGCCCCACGTTCTGCTTCAAAGGACTCGAAAACCCAGCCTACTACATCCTGGAAAGCAATCCGTCGGCGCCTGCCGACCGAAGCCTGTACGCCAATTTTAGTGGCTGTGGCAATACGCTGAACGGCAATCACGCCATCGTTCGCCGCATGATCCTTAGCAGCCTACGCTACTGGGTCGAAGAAATGCATGTCGACGGATTCCGGTTCGACTTGGCATCCGTGTTATCAAGAGACATCAACGGGCATCCCCAAGCCGATCCTCCGATTTTGTGGGACATCGAAACCGACCCGGTGCTAAGCGGCACCAAGCTGATCGCCGAAGCCTGGGACGCCGCAGGTCTGTACCAAGTGGGCAACTTTTTTGGCGACCACTGGAAAGAATGGAACGGCCATTTCCGGGACGACGTTCGATCCTTTGTGAAGGGCGATGATCGCCAAGCCGAAACGTTCACCAAACGTTTTTTGGCCAGCCCCGATATCTATGGACACCGAAATCGAGAGCCCGAACAAAGCATCAATTTCGTCACATCCCATGACGGCTTCACGATGAACGACCTGGTCACGTACAGCCACAAGTACAACGACGCCAACAACGAAGGCAATCGCGACGGCCACAACGAAAACTTAAGCTGGAACTGTGGCGTCGAAGGACCGACGGATTCCGCAGAGATCGAGCGACTTCGCATCAAACAGATCAAGAACATGTTCTCGATCAACCTATTGGCCTTTGGCGTGCCGATGCTGTTGATGGGCGACGAGGTTCGGCGAACCCAGCTAGGCAACAACAACGCCTATTGCCAAGACAACGAAATCAATTGGTTCGACTGGACACTGCTGGACAAGAACGACGAACTGCTGCGGTTCGTCAAACGGTTGATCGATTACCGCAAACGTCTTCCTGAACGAAACGCGCCCGATGCGACCCTGAACGAAGTGATTGCCCATTCGCGAGTGCGCTGGCATGGCGTCCAATTGGACCGCCCCGATTGGGGGCCGTCGTCACACAGCGTGGCGTTCACGATCGAATCCAAATTGAAGTGGTATCACTTGATCTTCAATTCGTATTGGGAACCCAACGACTTTGAAATCCCATCGGTCCCCCAGGATTTCCAGCCATGGCAGCGGATCATCGACACCGATCTGCCGTCGCCCCAGGACATCGGCGACGGTGTGAGTCTGGAATCGGCGGACCGCTACCCGGTTGCCGCCCGATCGACGGTCGTGTTGACATCGGCCAAGACGCCGCCCGCCTAG
- a CDS encoding Ntn hydrolase family protein has protein sequence MTFCIGIKVRDGVVALADTRIVRGSEQSNKQKLAEFQHNGQSLFTMTSGLRSVRDKAIIYLDESLRNDEQASSQQNSQSVDRLYQLVNRFGEQLRRVKAEDGDALQSTNHKFNSHAIIGGRLSADVGPQLFYVYPEGNWIEAAEDSPYFVIGRTYYGKPILDRLLTFETPLRSAIGLALLAFDATRASVTDVDYPLDVAVLSNHAQFPTFRRYTESDLTAATTWWSNTLLNSLNEMPMDWANDLTNPT, from the coding sequence ATGACATTTTGCATCGGCATCAAGGTTCGTGACGGCGTCGTCGCGCTAGCGGACACTCGAATCGTGCGTGGCAGCGAACAGTCGAACAAACAGAAGTTAGCTGAGTTTCAGCACAACGGGCAAAGCCTGTTTACGATGACCAGCGGGCTGCGGTCGGTGCGTGACAAGGCGATCATTTATCTTGACGAATCGCTCCGCAACGACGAACAAGCAAGTTCACAGCAGAACTCGCAAAGCGTCGATCGCCTTTACCAACTGGTCAATCGGTTCGGCGAACAACTGCGGCGGGTGAAGGCGGAAGACGGCGACGCGTTGCAATCGACCAACCACAAATTCAACTCACACGCCATCATCGGTGGTCGGCTCTCTGCCGATGTCGGACCGCAGCTGTTCTACGTCTATCCGGAAGGCAACTGGATCGAAGCGGCCGAGGATTCGCCGTACTTTGTGATCGGTCGCACCTATTACGGAAAACCGATCCTGGATCGGTTGTTGACGTTCGAAACGCCGCTTCGATCGGCCATCGGTTTAGCGTTGTTGGCGTTCGACGCGACGCGTGCCAGCGTCACCGACGTCGACTATCCCCTCGACGTGGCCGTGCTGTCCAACCACGCCCAGTTCCCAACCTTCCGTCGGTACACCGAATCGGACCTGACGGCAGCCACCACTTGGTGGTCCAACACGCTATTGAATTCGCTGAACGAAATGCCCATGGACTGGGCCAACGATCTGACGAATCCAACCTAG